CCACTGGTTTATCATTTTTCCCAGCAGTGGGTGTGATATCATCAGTTGCATTTGGTTCGCTAGTAGGTGTAATCTCTATCATCAGCAGTTGACCCAAAGGGACGGGTTTATACATCTTAGAACCTGAGCCTTGACATGTGACGAAGACGGGAACATTAGCACGTTTCTGCATCTGGTTGGATACGATAAGAGTGGCGGTATGCGCGGGTCCGGAGCTAGCAAAGAGCACTAGGGTCATGATCGATACCATTATAAGAGTGTCCATGAATTTTGATTGTAGGGAAAAGGTGCGTTATGTaatggaaatatataaatatcttttattttggtGAGGTACTAGGAATTTATGtgtcactatatatatatatatggtctcCCTTCGGTTTCTCAAATCTGGAGAATTGACAACAGTTAGTACATTCTTAAATTGAAGGgtgattaataaataaaaagcgAATACGTGTTCTTAAATTGAAGGgtgattaataaataaaaagcgAATACAGTTaccaatatatttaatatagaCAATCTCTTGGTCTGTTAGAGTTTTCTGTGACTGTTTCAACTAAAGGGATAATCTTTTAATGCTTACTAGATTGtgacccgccctttgaaagggcgggtatattttctgttttaatttttgtgagaaatttcatttttatatttttattattttttaatcatatttgtgtttaatattttaatataatattttataactatattaaatatgtcaagttgcataactatacacttatgTCATATGTATTTcagaaattaatttaaactttatttctaaattttgtaacatattatattttcttagtaggtacctaacataattagtaaAGAATATTCGTATCCAAAAATGATTTGGAATGGACCCAAAAATCAAAGTCCCATAATCTATTATATCTGGCATATATACTCGGAcgatttttaaagtattttatccgaaaaccaatatcaaatccaaCCCGTATCGAAAACTgaacaaattttttgaaaaattattgaatttgttttaaaatattttgttaaatatgtatatatatatatatatatatatatgtgtgtgtgtgtgtgtaaatagATTAATATGGTCTTCACTAATTTTAAGtaaaaatcacatttaataaatatttttaatcgaataacctatttgaaacccgttaaactaaaacccgtaaaatatatttttatgaataatactTCCATAATAATATCAACTGATCATATTCCTAATTTAATAGAACACAtagattaaataatttaatttcaattaGTAGTTTATCACCTCTTTTATCACACTTACATAGGTTTTCTATCAATCTATCTTATAAAAAAAAGGcaaaatttgtatttatatgttgGAAACAACAATATCAATACAATTTAAACACATTATTTCAATTGTgcagtttaaaaatatataaatataccactctaaatacaaagaaataaatagacattttttacaaaagaaacaaataccCAGTTATATTCTTTTTACCCCAAACAATATATGAACTTACACAACAAAGCTCAGACAATTATTAGACAAAATGTGTTTAATTTTGGGAACGTAAGTGCTGTTTCGACTCTTTCCAAAACAATCTGGAtctaaataaaacaattatgtaccaaaaattcaaccaatatcATAAGCCATACTTCATTGGACTGAATCTTATCCCTTCCATCACTCTTGTCCAAATCACCAGCCACTTCAATAGACCAAATTGTGTCAGTTGGCATAAAACTCCTGCATATAAAACCAAAGCATGAATAATTATTGTCTCAGGAAACAAAACTCCAGTGAGGATTTCTTTATTCTTTCCCCCCACCTTAACCTCACGTAAACAATGGATATAAACTCTATATCTCTGTCTGTTCAGATCCATGACAGTCCCAAAAAACATAACGTGCCAACACCAAAAGACAACCACAATATATTAGTGGACCCAACATATGCCATTACTCTTCTGCACTGCAACAATAAAGAGATGATCTGTACATTCCCAGAAACCATACACTGTGTAGCTTGGGTCGAGCTTACTATACCTTTAttgtcaaaataaaaactaagtACAGATATAGCCTTAAGTTGTATAGTAAAACATGATCCATATACCATTAAACATGAACAATATTTGAAATTCGATTCCATCAAAGACCATTTAGAAATATCAATTGTGAACCAATATCTTATTAGAATTATAGCAAATTCAACAGAGAAACATAGTATAAGGAAAGCAATAAAACACCAAAAGGGACCGTACAACTGTACTCCAATACAATGTTGttcaacaaaaagaaactaTAGTCCAATACCTGGTAGCTCCTCTTCCTCGTATTTTCTTTGAATTTGTATCTCATGTCCTgcatcagaaaaaaaaacagattagaAAAACCTTTGATGTGATCCCGGAAGCCATTACATCTAATAGATTTTCTTCCCCCACTTCAATCATGAGAgtgaataacaaaagaaattaaaaatatcaatcgAATCTGTACACTGCTTTTGAATCCCGATTGCAAATCCGTGGAGAATATTGAGTTCAAAAAATTCCTCAGAAAAACTCTTCCTTTACAGTAATTCATCTCTTTAATCAGAGATTACATGAATCTCGATTCTCGACAAAACCTACCACAATCCATATCAAACCCATGGATCTTCCGAACCTCCTTCATTTCTCTATACTGAAGCTAGAGAAATCTCGAGTCACAACCATTCGAAAACCACAAAAAGTGAACTCCCTTTAACCATACTATCCGAATCGCAACCGACCCATAAAGATCTCAATCAAAAACGAAGATTGAAACGAAGACATGTCCCCAATCTTCGGTAAATAGTTAATTAAAAGGATTTTCGGTAAATGGACCAAAATCTCATATGGACCACATGGACAAAAAGTATTCTGCAACATCCTAAAAAAATCTGTATGGACCAAATAGTTGTAAATTACCATATTGTCTTTAATGAATGGACAATATGAGCCATTGGATTATACAACAtcatattttctatgttttaatCCTGACCTCACGTTTTCACAGATCTCTcattttctctcctctctctctttaatATCAACCACATAAATAACTCACAGTCACatgatttttcttattttactATCTCATTCGACTCAGTATAACTGGTATAACTTGTATAACTAaacatgttaaaaataatttaactgatataa
The sequence above is drawn from the Raphanus sativus cultivar WK10039 chromosome 7, ASM80110v3, whole genome shotgun sequence genome and encodes:
- the LOC130497779 gene encoding uncharacterized protein LOC130497779, with the translated sequence MVSIMTLVLFASSGPAHTATLIVSNQMQKRANVPVFVTCQGSGSKMYKPVPLGQLLMIEITPTSEPNATDDITPTAGKNDKPVGFRVSQEMSCVGTFYGESRGLRTQPWYTLKSSDRESVVCKDVCVVVAKDNGFYRWNNVKNTWDAIIMERFW